In Halorhabdus tiamatea SARL4B, a genomic segment contains:
- a CDS encoding excinuclease ABC subunit C: MDSGEVRSRAGDLPPEPGVYQFLDDTGEDATVLYVGKAVDLPDRVRSYADPRGDRIRRMVERAVDVEVVVTDTETQALLLEANLIKRHQPRYNVRLRDDKSYPLVQLTDHLAPRIEVTRDPDEGADVFGPFTEMGHVETVIKAIRETFGLRGCSDHKYANRDRPCLDYDIGLCSAPCTGEIDPDAYRDDVEAVRRFFRGETGVLAEPIRAEMDQAAESAAFERAANLRDRLDVVESFHAGGGGAVESTDLRTTDVLAVARADEAATVARLHSDEGSLVDRERHTVETPDGTRAGDVLAAFVPQYYAERALPDRLLLSDRLTDDDVESWLAEAGVDVVVPGAGREATLVDLALKNARRKTRPDDGVAALADALGLDAADRIEGFDVSHTGGGGVVGSDVCFVDGSPAKPDYRRKKLPEGNDDYAAMRSLLGWRAERAVAGRDDRPAPDLLLIDGGEGQLSAAREALDAAGWDVPAVGLAKAEERVITPERTYDWDGDAPQLRLLQRVRDEAHRFAVQYHETLRDDVSTALDDVPGVGPELRQRLLGRFGSVAGVRDASVAELRDVPGVGEATAKTIRRQL, translated from the coding sequence ATGGACTCAGGCGAGGTTCGATCTCGCGCTGGCGATCTGCCACCGGAGCCCGGCGTCTATCAGTTTCTCGACGACACGGGCGAAGACGCGACCGTGCTGTACGTCGGCAAAGCCGTCGATCTACCCGATCGCGTTCGATCCTACGCTGATCCGCGCGGCGATCGAATCCGGCGGATGGTCGAGCGTGCCGTCGACGTCGAGGTGGTCGTCACCGATACCGAGACCCAGGCGCTCCTTCTGGAGGCCAACCTCATCAAGCGCCACCAGCCGCGCTACAACGTCCGGCTGCGCGACGACAAGTCCTATCCGCTCGTCCAGCTTACCGACCATCTCGCGCCACGGATCGAGGTCACGCGCGATCCCGACGAGGGCGCGGACGTCTTCGGCCCCTTTACCGAGATGGGACACGTCGAGACGGTGATCAAGGCGATCCGGGAGACGTTCGGCCTCCGTGGGTGTTCGGACCACAAGTACGCGAACCGCGACCGACCGTGTCTGGATTACGACATCGGTCTGTGTTCGGCCCCGTGTACCGGCGAAATTGACCCGGACGCCTACCGCGATGACGTCGAAGCTGTCCGTCGGTTTTTCCGCGGTGAGACGGGCGTGCTCGCAGAGCCGATCCGAGCAGAGATGGATCAGGCTGCCGAGTCGGCGGCCTTCGAGCGGGCGGCGAACCTCCGGGACCGACTCGATGTCGTCGAGTCTTTCCATGCGGGCGGTGGCGGGGCCGTCGAGTCGACCGACCTCCGGACGACCGACGTGCTGGCGGTCGCCCGGGCGGACGAGGCGGCGACAGTTGCCCGACTCCACAGCGACGAGGGGTCGCTGGTCGATCGAGAGCGCCACACAGTCGAGACGCCCGACGGCACGCGAGCCGGCGACGTACTCGCCGCGTTCGTCCCGCAGTACTACGCCGAGCGAGCGCTCCCCGACCGACTGCTACTCTCGGATCGATTGACTGACGACGACGTCGAGTCCTGGCTGGCCGAGGCCGGCGTCGACGTGGTCGTCCCCGGTGCGGGACGAGAGGCGACGCTCGTCGATCTTGCGCTGAAGAACGCCAGACGAAAGACAAGACCTGACGACGGCGTGGCCGCGCTCGCTGACGCGCTCGGTCTCGATGCTGCCGATCGCATCGAGGGCTTCGACGTGAGCCACACCGGCGGTGGGGGTGTCGTCGGAAGCGACGTCTGTTTCGTCGACGGCTCCCCGGCGAAACCGGACTATCGCCGCAAGAAGCTCCCCGAGGGTAACGACGACTACGCAGCCATGCGGTCGCTGCTCGGCTGGCGGGCCGAGCGGGCGGTGGCGGGGCGTGACGACCGGCCCGCTCCGGACCTCCTGCTCATCGACGGTGGCGAGGGACAGCTCTCGGCTGCCCGCGAGGCACTCGACGCCGCAGGGTGGGACGTGCCCGCAGTCGGGCTGGCGAAAGCCGAGGAGCGCGTGATCACGCCAGAGCGAACCTACGACTGGGACGGGGACGCACCGCAGTTGCGCCTCCTGCAACGCGTCCGCGACGAGGCCCATCGGTTTGCGGTTCAGTACCACGAGACTCTTCGGGACGACGTCTCGACGGCACTCGACGACGTGCCGGGGGTCGGTCCCGAACTACGTCAGCGGCTCCTGGGCCGGTTTGGCAGTGTTGCGGGCGTCCGCGACGCTTCAGTGGCGGAATTACGGGACGTCCCCGGCGTCGGAGAAGCGACGGCGAAAACGATTCGACGGCAGCTCTAG
- a CDS encoding RNA-guided endonuclease InsQ/TnpB family protein — MEYRRTAVIKLDTPEGADKHLRETIEQFKYCSNTASEWCWHGDDGYHVTSKAKAEDALYDRLREDTELTANLVQKGIHQAVEAIKSGVERLKNGQDMSRPTFSADTAIYDKRSATFHRDHVSLSTPDGRIECDYILPENPETPPTKYVANEDFEFRRATLHRCDGDWYLHASMLKEDDDTDTTTGHRTVLGVDLGVNQLAVTSTGRFWSADEFNHWKREYEKRRGDLQKCGTRAAHDAIAGVECKEDGRFEIFLHRVANEIVTEALTHDCSHIVFEDLTDIRENVPEASWHHLWAFRRLYEYVEYKAKEHGVEAVQVDPQNTSKRCSTCGFTHDDNRNGEDFECLDCGYQNHADYNASKNIGLQYLRRRQNADDGGAPVDVRLNRGTLNVSGEYDLPAPSEA, encoded by the coding sequence GTGGAGTACCGTCGAACCGCCGTTATCAAACTCGACACGCCCGAAGGCGCAGATAAACACCTGCGGGAGACTATCGAGCAATTCAAATACTGTTCCAACACCGCGAGTGAGTGGTGCTGGCACGGCGACGACGGCTACCACGTTACATCCAAAGCCAAGGCCGAAGATGCACTGTACGACCGGCTCCGTGAGGACACGGAGTTGACCGCGAATCTCGTCCAGAAAGGGATTCATCAGGCCGTCGAAGCCATCAAGAGCGGCGTCGAACGGCTCAAAAACGGCCAAGATATGTCCCGTCCGACGTTCTCGGCAGACACCGCTATCTACGACAAGCGAAGCGCCACGTTCCACCGTGACCACGTTTCCCTATCGACACCGGACGGGCGCATCGAGTGCGATTATATTCTCCCTGAGAATCCCGAGACACCGCCGACGAAGTACGTCGCCAACGAGGACTTCGAGTTTCGGCGGGCGACACTTCATCGATGTGACGGCGACTGGTATCTTCATGCGTCGATGCTCAAAGAGGACGACGACACCGACACCACTACCGGGCACAGAACAGTCCTCGGTGTGGACCTCGGTGTGAACCAACTCGCGGTTACTTCGACCGGACGGTTCTGGTCGGCAGACGAGTTCAACCACTGGAAGCGGGAGTACGAGAAACGGCGTGGCGACCTTCAGAAGTGTGGGACACGGGCGGCACACGACGCAATAGCAGGCGTCGAGTGCAAAGAGGACGGACGCTTCGAGATATTCCTGCATCGTGTCGCCAACGAAATCGTCACCGAAGCCCTCACTCACGACTGTTCGCATATCGTGTTTGAGGACTTGACAGACATTCGTGAGAACGTTCCAGAAGCGTCGTGGCACCATCTGTGGGCGTTCCGTCGCCTCTACGAGTATGTCGAATACAAAGCCAAAGAACACGGTGTCGAAGCCGTCCAAGTGGACCCACAGAACACGTCGAAGCGATGTTCGACCTGTGGGTTTACCCACGACGACAACCGCAACGGCGAGGACTTCGAGTGTCTGGATTGCGGCTACCAGAACCACGCCGACTACAACGCTTCCAAGAATATTGGCCTACAGTATCTCCGGCGTCGGCAAAACGCAGACGACGGAGGCGCACCCGTAGACGTGCGCTTGAATCGCGGGACGTTGAACGTGAGTGGAGAGTACGACCTTCCCGCCCCATCTGAGGCGTAG
- the msrB gene encoding peptide-methionine (R)-S-oxide reductase MsrB: MSDSLNDSVPASDEEWREVLTEEEYHILRERGTEPKFSGEYLDVDDDGVFRCTGCGAALFDTDSQFESGHGWPSFTEVVEDGNVETELDTRHGRERTEVLCAECGGHLGHVFDDGPEPTGKRYCINSAALDFESDRE, translated from the coding sequence ATGAGTGATTCACTGAACGACAGTGTGCCGGCATCTGACGAGGAGTGGCGCGAGGTTCTGACCGAGGAGGAGTACCACATTCTCCGCGAGCGCGGGACCGAACCCAAGTTCAGCGGCGAGTACCTCGACGTCGACGACGACGGCGTCTTCCGGTGTACCGGCTGTGGCGCGGCGCTGTTCGACACAGACTCGCAGTTCGAGTCCGGCCACGGTTGGCCGAGTTTCACCGAGGTCGTAGAGGACGGCAACGTCGAGACGGAACTCGACACGCGCCACGGGCGCGAGCGGACTGAAGTGCTGTGTGCCGAGTGTGGCGGCCACCTCGGGCACGTCTTCGACGACGGGCCCGAACCGACGGGCAAGCGCTACTGTATCAACTCCGCGGCACTCGACTTCGAGTCCGACCGCGAGTGA
- a CDS encoding DUF7123 family protein yields the protein MTAQTETKRQQLRAYLHRRTAEGECYLKSKFVARDLDLTTREIGQLFADLRKEADDLDVERWAYSSATTWRVERR from the coding sequence ATGACGGCCCAGACCGAGACGAAGCGCCAGCAACTCAGAGCGTACCTCCACCGCCGGACGGCCGAGGGCGAGTGCTATCTGAAGAGCAAGTTCGTCGCCCGCGATCTCGACCTCACGACTCGCGAGATCGGCCAGCTGTTCGCGGATCTCAGAAAAGAAGCCGACGATCTCGACGTCGAGCGGTGGGCCTACTCGAGCGCGACGACCTGGCGCGTCGAGCGGCGTTGA
- a CDS encoding VWA domain-containing protein, which translates to MSASGGQRLSTNVCSTINYLVSACNDTRAKVAILLTDGQGSGGRAQARTAADRNITIHTIGFGGADGNKLSDIATITNGTYNYVEDASELPNVFSRVTEEVEPEDSDGDGLPDVLEENGLPIGHTGSDLRQLPTNATDKHTDGDELTDGEEAEEYREYPIDFVVNDLEHEYIVSYFELDEPHDLYLMAGGSPRDFLPNSDATGVNIQAILRTHDEVPGWARTIASEITDDALMVFTENINAGAFADPSDYNQTPYTSELQLVSAGVGLHELGHSFHIGEADDTVPLPGGEVYTADENDGTLERVKINGDERLAWSLMRSGWRPRMLFQSNSAAYHVFSLEELSTIQRP; encoded by the coding sequence ATGTCTGCAAGTGGTGGGCAGCGGCTGTCTACAAACGTCTGTTCCACCATCAATTATCTCGTCTCAGCCTGTAACGACACGCGAGCGAAGGTCGCGATCCTGTTGACCGACGGCCAGGGCTCGGGCGGCCGGGCTCAGGCGCGGACGGCCGCCGACCGGAATATCACGATCCACACGATCGGCTTCGGCGGTGCCGACGGGAACAAACTCTCGGATATCGCGACGATCACCAACGGGACGTACAATTACGTTGAGGACGCCTCGGAGTTGCCGAACGTCTTCTCACGGGTCACCGAAGAAGTGGAACCCGAAGATAGTGATGGTGACGGACTGCCGGACGTCCTCGAAGAAAACGGGTTGCCGATCGGTCACACTGGCTCGGACCTTCGACAGCTTCCGACCAATGCAACCGACAAGCACACTGACGGCGACGAGCTCACGGACGGCGAAGAGGCCGAAGAGTATCGAGAGTACCCGATCGACTTCGTCGTCAACGACCTCGAGCACGAGTACATCGTCTCGTACTTCGAACTTGACGAGCCTCACGACCTGTATCTCATGGCTGGTGGCTCACCGAGGGATTTCCTCCCGAACTCGGATGCAACAGGTGTGAATATCCAGGCCATCCTCAGAACGCACGACGAAGTGCCAGGCTGGGCACGTACCATCGCCAGCGAAATCACTGACGATGCACTCATGGTCTTCACGGAGAACATCAACGCAGGTGCGTTCGCAGACCCGAGCGATTACAACCAGACCCCATACACGAGCGAGTTACAGCTAGTCTCGGCTGGGGTGGGACTGCACGAGCTTGGACACTCCTTCCACATCGGCGAAGCTGATGACACCGTGCCGCTTCCCGGTGGTGAAGTGTATACTGCCGATGAAAATGATGGCACATTGGAAAGAGTGAAGATAAACGGGGATGAACGGCTCGCATGGAGTCTGATGCGATCTGGGTGGAGGCCTAGAATGCTATTCCAATCCAACTCCGCCGCGTATCATGTTTTCAGCCTCGAAGAACTGTCGACCATCCAGCGACCATGA
- a CDS encoding ABC transporter permease gives MSTLAVAKKDFQDALRSKALWGLSVVFILLSLLIAYVFAEFTAMMEVEEQTAQGLAYFLASQIGLFVSITAIVIAYKAIAGERESGSIKILLSLPHTRQDVLLGKVLGRSATLAVPTLIGLVAGAALGSVLMGEFAIVSLSALLVMSLLFVVTYISIMVGISALAGSTSRASMLTIGFFLVFEILWSVVSIGIVWLTNGLSLPTEFPNWVYLVNQVPPSAAFTTGLTALMPGDIAGVGTPDFEAFYATPWVGVAMLAFWLVVPLAIGYWRFSTADL, from the coding sequence ATGAGCACGCTCGCCGTCGCGAAGAAGGACTTTCAGGATGCGCTGCGGTCGAAGGCCCTGTGGGGGTTGTCCGTGGTGTTCATCCTGCTGTCGTTACTCATCGCCTATGTGTTCGCCGAGTTCACGGCGATGATGGAGGTCGAAGAACAGACTGCCCAGGGACTGGCGTACTTCCTCGCGAGCCAGATCGGGCTGTTCGTCTCGATCACGGCGATCGTGATCGCGTACAAGGCGATCGCGGGCGAGCGCGAGAGCGGTTCGATCAAGATTCTCCTGTCGTTGCCTCACACGCGCCAGGACGTGCTGCTCGGGAAGGTGCTCGGTCGGAGTGCGACACTGGCCGTTCCGACGCTTATTGGACTGGTCGCGGGCGCGGCCCTCGGGAGCGTGCTGATGGGCGAGTTCGCGATTGTCTCGCTGTCCGCGTTGCTGGTCATGTCACTGTTGTTCGTGGTCACGTACATCAGTATCATGGTGGGGATCTCCGCTCTGGCGGGCTCGACCTCGCGTGCGTCGATGCTGACGATCGGCTTCTTCCTCGTCTTCGAGATTCTCTGGAGCGTCGTCAGCATCGGTATTGTCTGGCTCACGAACGGCCTGTCGCTCCCCACTGAGTTCCCGAACTGGGTCTACCTCGTGAATCAGGTCCCGCCGAGTGCGGCCTTCACGACCGGACTCACCGCACTCATGCCGGGTGACATCGCCGGCGTGGGCACCCCCGACTTCGAGGCGTTCTACGCGACGCCCTGGGTCGGCGTCGCCATGCTCGCGTTTTGGCTCGTCGTTCCGCTGGCGATCGGCTACTGGCGGTTCTCGACGGCGGATCTGTAG
- a CDS encoding 6-hydroxymethylpterin diphosphokinase MptE-like protein — MDFATWEPVYEAILADFGYDRAGDERARDWLASVYERRAVEPYAPDSGAFAGETVAIAGAGPSLLDDAELVRDADAIVAASTAAGRLRDVGFDLDFVVTDLDKHAETVRKLTNEGIPVAVHAHGDNVDTLRQYVPTFDLASVVPTTQAAPSGPVANYGGFTDGDRAAFLADHLGAGELVFPGWDFEDDSLGAEKRQKLQWAERLLHWLEQRRDEVFRLLDGRRDAIVTGPLPFS; from the coding sequence ATGGACTTTGCCACCTGGGAGCCGGTCTACGAGGCCATCCTCGCGGACTTCGGCTACGACCGGGCGGGCGACGAGCGGGCGCGGGACTGGCTGGCGTCGGTGTACGAGCGGCGAGCGGTCGAGCCATACGCACCGGACTCCGGTGCGTTCGCGGGCGAGACCGTCGCCATCGCGGGGGCCGGGCCGTCGTTGCTGGACGACGCCGAACTGGTTCGCGACGCCGACGCGATCGTCGCCGCCTCGACGGCCGCCGGCCGACTCAGAGACGTCGGTTTCGACCTCGATTTCGTGGTGACCGACCTAGACAAACACGCCGAAACGGTGCGGAAACTTACGAACGAGGGCATCCCCGTGGCCGTCCACGCCCACGGCGACAACGTAGACACACTCCGGCAGTACGTCCCGACGTTCGACCTGGCGAGTGTCGTCCCGACGACACAGGCCGCCCCGAGCGGGCCAGTCGCGAACTACGGCGGATTCACGGACGGGGACCGGGCGGCGTTCCTGGCTGACCATCTGGGTGCTGGGGAGCTCGTCTTCCCGGGTTGGGACTTCGAAGACGACTCGCTGGGCGCGGAGAAGCGGCAGAAACTCCAGTGGGCAGAGCGCCTGCTACACTGGCTGGAACAGCGTAGAGACGAGGTTTTCAGGTTGTTGGACGGACGTCGCGACGCGATCGTGACCGGGCCGCTCCCGTTCTCGTGA
- a CDS encoding ABC transporter ATP-binding protein codes for MVAIDLTDVTKTYGDVTALQSVDLTVEDGEVFGFLGPNGAGKSTTIDILLDHARPTAGRAAVLGMDAQDETVAVRERTGVLPETFGPLGEMTGRQHVEFTVEAKDAADDPDRIVERVGIDHAADRPASGYSKGMTQRLMLGMALVGEPDLLILDEPTTGLDPNGARQMREIVRAEAERGATVFFSSHILQQVEAVCDRVGILDYGNLVAVDSIDGLREAAGTTGEMTVTLDGVPDGLAEDVETIEGVTSVRTDGDAIVAGCENPAKGSVVRTCQQAGATVENIETSEASLEDLFAAYTGGA; via the coding sequence ATGGTCGCCATCGACCTTACTGACGTCACCAAGACGTACGGTGACGTCACTGCCCTCCAGTCAGTCGACCTCACCGTCGAAGACGGCGAGGTGTTCGGCTTTCTCGGCCCCAACGGGGCGGGGAAGTCGACCACGATCGACATCCTGCTCGATCACGCTCGCCCGACGGCCGGTCGCGCGGCGGTGCTCGGCATGGACGCACAGGACGAGACCGTCGCCGTCCGGGAACGGACGGGCGTGTTGCCCGAAACCTTCGGTCCGCTCGGCGAGATGACCGGCCGCCAGCACGTCGAATTCACTGTCGAGGCCAAAGACGCCGCCGACGATCCGGACCGAATCGTCGAGCGGGTCGGCATCGACCACGCGGCCGATCGACCCGCAAGCGGCTACTCGAAGGGGATGACCCAGCGGCTCATGCTCGGGATGGCGCTGGTCGGCGAGCCCGACTTGCTCATCCTCGACGAGCCGACGACCGGCCTCGATCCCAACGGTGCCCGACAGATGCGCGAAATCGTCCGGGCGGAGGCCGAACGCGGCGCGACCGTGTTCTTCTCGAGCCACATCCTCCAGCAGGTCGAGGCCGTCTGTGATCGGGTCGGCATCCTCGATTACGGCAACCTCGTCGCGGTCGACTCCATCGACGGGCTCCGGGAGGCTGCCGGGACGACCGGCGAGATGACCGTGACGCTCGACGGCGTCCCCGATGGGCTGGCCGAGGACGTCGAAACGATCGAGGGCGTCACATCGGTCCGCACAGACGGGGATGCGATCGTCGCCGGCTGTGAGAACCCCGCGAAGGGGAGCGTCGTCCGGACGTGCCAGCAAGCGGGCGCGACCGTCGAGAACATCGAGACCAGCGAGGCGAGCCTGGAGGATCTGTTCGCCGCCTACACGGGGGGTGCCTGA
- a CDS encoding ABC transporter permease subunit — translation MRWLQIARKDFADSRRDRQLYYLLALLGLFALGIGYFVGDNPEFVSGGDTAMILLSVFAFLAPIVALTISQADVVGKRATGELSVLLSLPFSRRTIVLGSLVGRMAVMTVVLVPVFVLAPLVVAVRGAPVDPVALAGAFAMIWLLSLVFTAIALGISTFTRSTTLSAGGSFGVFLLFVMQLWTVIPSGVRYLLNGLSMPSGPQPEWAAVFVQLSPFAALRNLAEPVLEEIVGSFPLAAGSVGDGLPWYQEPAFAGVVVLAWIVLPLAIGYWRFQTSDL, via the coding sequence ATGCGCTGGTTGCAGATCGCCCGCAAGGACTTCGCCGACTCCCGTCGCGATCGACAGCTCTACTACCTGCTCGCGCTGCTCGGGCTGTTTGCCCTCGGGATCGGCTACTTCGTGGGCGACAATCCCGAGTTCGTCTCCGGCGGCGACACGGCGATGATCCTGCTTTCGGTGTTTGCCTTTCTCGCCCCGATCGTCGCACTGACGATCAGCCAGGCCGACGTCGTCGGGAAGCGAGCCACCGGCGAACTCTCCGTCTTGTTGAGTCTGCCCTTCTCCCGGCGGACGATCGTCCTCGGGAGTCTGGTCGGACGGATGGCCGTCATGACCGTCGTCCTCGTCCCGGTGTTCGTCCTCGCGCCACTCGTGGTGGCCGTCCGGGGTGCGCCGGTCGATCCGGTCGCACTGGCCGGTGCCTTCGCGATGATCTGGCTCCTGTCGCTGGTGTTCACCGCGATCGCGCTCGGCATCTCGACGTTCACCAGATCGACGACGCTCTCTGCCGGGGGCTCCTTCGGCGTCTTCCTCCTGTTCGTCATGCAACTGTGGACGGTCATCCCCAGCGGAGTCAGGTATCTCCTCAACGGTCTCTCGATGCCGAGCGGGCCACAGCCGGAGTGGGCGGCCGTCTTCGTCCAGCTATCGCCGTTCGCCGCCCTGCGGAACCTCGCCGAACCGGTCCTCGAAGAGATCGTCGGTTCGTTCCCGCTCGCGGCCGGAAGTGTCGGCGATGGACTCCCGTGGTATCAGGAACCCGCCTTCGCCGGCGTCGTCGTGCTCGCGTGGATCGTCCTGCCGCTGGCGATCGGCTACTGGCGATTCCAGACGTCAGATCTGTAG
- a CDS encoding RNA-binding protein, protein MSRDDNAAETNASTSRDDNAAETNASTSRDDNAAETNASTPRDDNAAETNASTPRDDTVAETDGLLAEDWLADLRDVPWIPGVVAGGVAWLFGYLLMAALFFVGPATLSAGSTVERLRGIGVIFYNAQFVNGAETLSGGGVQETVRFNLILEQTVTSVPTPVYFAIPVVAILAVGTAVGYLALKADAEYVTVSLLGVVMAAGYLLFAVAGTFLMELPVRWTLGTLVLEPDLLEAAAFGFAYPFVVGSVGALLGYALQQ, encoded by the coding sequence GTGTCACGAGACGATAACGCGGCGGAGACGAACGCGAGTACGTCACGAGACGATAACGCGGCAGAGACGAACGCGAGTACGTCACGAGACGATAATGCGGCGGAGACGAACGCGAGTACGCCACGAGACGATAATGCGGCGGAGACGAACGCGAGTACGCCACGAGACGATACCGTGGCGGAGACGGACGGACTGCTCGCCGAGGACTGGCTGGCTGATCTCCGGGACGTTCCGTGGATCCCCGGCGTCGTTGCGGGCGGGGTGGCGTGGCTGTTCGGCTACCTTCTCATGGCCGCGCTATTCTTCGTCGGCCCGGCTACGCTGAGCGCCGGGTCGACTGTCGAACGGCTCCGCGGCATCGGGGTGATCTTCTACAACGCACAGTTCGTCAACGGCGCTGAGACCCTCTCCGGAGGGGGTGTCCAAGAGACTGTCCGGTTCAATCTCATCCTGGAACAGACCGTCACTTCGGTCCCCACGCCGGTGTATTTCGCCATCCCTGTCGTCGCAATTCTCGCCGTCGGGACGGCGGTCGGGTACCTGGCACTCAAGGCCGACGCCGAGTACGTCACGGTCTCACTCCTCGGCGTCGTGATGGCGGCCGGCTATCTCTTGTTCGCCGTTGCTGGGACTTTTCTCATGGAACTACCCGTCAGGTGGACCCTGGGGACGCTCGTCCTGGAACCGGATCTGCTGGAAGCAGCCGCGTTCGGGTTCGCCTATCCCTTCGTCGTCGGGTCTGTGGGTGCGCTACTCGGCTACGCTCTTCAGCAGTGA
- a CDS encoding pirin family protein: MSLESTGTLYKASRTDVSQNQGKFRTRFNFPGRNLPDHDDHGYGPLATVVESFMDPDTLISMHQHRNEEIISWVPAGVMRHDDGEGNKLVTDPEHLMVMNAGSGFWHEERTLADDPPLRMLQIFVRPHSLDLEPEIQHEPIPEPVEGEWRHLFGPEGSDAPLFVRNDVHFYDVRLTEGERIDLPTEPGWDTYFYVFDGAVTARDTHFGKTESGLLVDGNETTVTAEADTLLVAFTIDPDAPITRQGTIGR, translated from the coding sequence ATGAGTCTCGAATCGACGGGCACCCTCTACAAGGCCTCACGCACGGACGTCTCACAGAACCAGGGGAAGTTTCGCACTCGCTTCAATTTCCCCGGGCGGAACCTTCCCGACCACGACGACCACGGATACGGCCCGCTCGCGACCGTTGTCGAGTCGTTCATGGACCCGGACACCCTCATTTCGATGCACCAGCACCGTAACGAGGAAATCATCTCCTGGGTGCCCGCGGGCGTGATGCGCCACGACGACGGCGAGGGGAACAAGCTCGTCACCGATCCCGAGCATCTCATGGTGATGAACGCCGGCAGCGGGTTCTGGCACGAGGAGCGAACCCTCGCCGACGATCCACCGCTGCGGATGCTCCAGATCTTCGTCCGCCCGCACAGCCTCGACCTCGAACCAGAGATCCAGCACGAGCCGATTCCCGAGCCAGTCGAGGGTGAGTGGCGACATCTCTTCGGCCCCGAAGGATCGGACGCACCGCTGTTCGTCCGTAACGACGTTCACTTCTACGACGTTCGCCTCACTGAGGGCGAACGCATCGACCTGCCGACCGAACCCGGGTGGGACACGTACTTCTACGTCTTCGACGGGGCGGTCACGGCCCGGGATACACACTTCGGAAAGACGGAGAGCGGTTTGCTCGTCGATGGGAATGAGACGACAGTCACTGCCGAAGCTGACACGCTACTCGTTGCGTTCACCATCGACCCCGACGCACCGATCACCCGTCAGGGGACGATCGGCCGCTGA
- a CDS encoding ABC transporter ATP-binding protein: protein MPAIETNGLRKRFGGDVLALDGVDLRVDEGEIFGFLGPNGAGKSTTINILLDFVRPTSGSATVLGMDAQDQSQEIRRRTGVLPEGYQVYGRLTGRQHVQFVIDSKDVDNDPDALLERVGIPEAADRKAGEYSKGMKQRLTLAMALVGEPELLILDEPSTGLDPAGAREIREIVREEAERGATVFFSSHIMEQVEAVCDRVGILRAGELVAVDSIDGLREAAGDGATLRVELATVTDDAIAVVESVSGVTEVKRRDGGLTVSVGNGSKTRVLSALEDAGYEVTDFRTEETSLEEIFMSYTEGSR from the coding sequence ATGCCAGCAATCGAAACGAACGGATTACGAAAGCGGTTTGGCGGCGACGTGCTCGCCCTCGACGGCGTCGACCTCCGTGTGGATGAGGGGGAGATTTTCGGCTTCCTCGGCCCCAACGGAGCGGGCAAGTCCACGACGATCAACATCCTGCTGGACTTCGTCCGGCCGACGAGCGGATCGGCGACGGTACTAGGAATGGACGCCCAGGACCAGTCCCAGGAGATCCGACGCCGGACAGGTGTCCTTCCGGAAGGGTATCAGGTGTACGGCCGACTCACGGGTCGCCAGCACGTCCAGTTCGTGATCGACTCGAAAGACGTCGACAACGACCCCGACGCGCTCTTAGAACGAGTCGGCATCCCGGAGGCCGCAGACCGGAAGGCCGGCGAGTACTCCAAGGGGATGAAACAACGGCTCACGCTGGCGATGGCATTGGTCGGCGAGCCCGAGTTGCTCATCCTTGATGAGCCCTCGACGGGGCTCGACCCTGCCGGCGCGCGCGAGATTCGCGAGATCGTCCGCGAGGAAGCCGAGCGCGGTGCGACGGTGTTCTTCTCCAGCCACATCATGGAGCAAGTCGAGGCCGTCTGTGACCGCGTCGGCATCCTCCGGGCGGGCGAACTCGTCGCCGTGGACTCCATCGACGGCCTCCGAGAGGCCGCCGGCGACGGCGCGACGCTGCGGGTCGAACTCGCGACGGTCACCGACGACGCGATCGCGGTCGTCGAAAGCGTCAGCGGGGTCACCGAGGTAAAGCGACGTGACGGCGGGCTGACTGTCTCGGTCGGCAACGGTTCGAAGACCCGGGTCCTCTCGGCACTGGAAGACGCCGGATACGAGGTGACTGACTTCCGCACGGAGGAGACCTCACTCGAGGAGATATTCATGAGTTACACGGAGGGATCACGATGA